Proteins encoded by one window of Kwoniella shivajii chromosome 8, complete sequence:
- a CDS encoding OPT family small oligopeptide transporter, whose product MTSLGKEDLHSSIGLAELPKSGTENALHDLNSKDMDKDIDTSVNVYGVEEGAHPDGNKEDFEPVVVVQGAAEIVTEIIDARDDPDQPVMTLRFWFLGTGLACFGSVLAEIYYWKPQGATVSALFQLIIAYILGKILDKLPSHGKWRYVNPGPFNIKEHAAIVIYSSTASIIAEAVSVVAILNLYYGLDLNPGIAIIQTWAAQCIGYALCGVLQSSLIYPTYALWPATIPTMSLLQSMHFGGLLNKKKMRFFWIVFTAIFFWEIIPSWMFPLLTAVSIVCLIDNGKHAFVRNLFGAGSSNEGLGFFSFGFDWILITQAFPLYWPLQTQVSAWIGMLLCYIIATGAYYSDVGQGKSNGLPFMSTSLFTANGTKYDQTKILDSNYGLNYTAYQEYGRPYYTSTYQMSLTTHNLSCGAAVTHVILWHYKDIIAGWAGIRRGNKDLDIDDVHYQKMKAYKVVPQWVYGCLFLVTASMAVAMGTAYYGGRNTIPAWSILLFSFIGYFFAIILGFLKAVTGFDTSINGIIQIIAAFIHPGKPLANLYASLYGYYAPLQTLYMLSDQKLGQYAKVPPQITFVAQLAGTFVGATLNYVLYKSIVTQNREALLDPLGTREWSGWQVQGTNSKAVTFGALGKEMYLSGKPYWFIPAALGIGLVLPIPFWLMHRRFPNQRVWSYLNIPIITNYMGWLAYSVNGMWWPGAIIGFASQYWARKYRPRWFIKYNYLLSAALDGGTQVIYFILNFAIFGAASSSVAFPYWWGNPDPDLLGADRCMAPG is encoded by the exons ATGACGAGTCTTGGTAAAGAGGACTTGCACAGCTCGATTGGGTTAGCGGAGCTACCCAAGAGTGGCACCGAGAATGCCTTACACGACCTCAACTCGAAAGACATGGACAAGGACATCGACACGTCTGTAAATGTGTATGGTGTGGAAGAAGGGGCCCACCCGGACGGGAACAAAGAAGACTTCGAACCCGTTGTCGTGGTCCAAGGCGCAGCGGAAATTGTTACAGAGATCATCGA TGCCCGAGATGACCCCGATCAGCCTGTTATGACATTGCGATTCTGGTTTCTTGGCACCGGATTGGCTTGCTTTGGCTCAGTTCTTGCTGAGATATACTATTGGAAA CCACAAGGAGCCACCGTCAGTGCTCTGTTTCAACTGATCATCGCATATATTTTGGGGAAGATTCTGGACAAACTTCCGTCTCACGGTAAATGGCGGTATGTCAATCCGGGGCCCTTCAACA TCAAGGAACACGCTGCTATAGTCATCTACTCATCAACTGCCTCGATTATCGCCGAGGCGGTGTCAGTAGTGGCAATTCTCAATCTCTATTATGGTTTGGACCTCAATCCAG GTATCGCCATCATACAGACCTGGGCAGCACAATGTATCGGATACGCACTTTGTGGTGTACTTCAATCTTCGTTGATCTACCCAACATATGCTCTATGGCCCGCCACTATTCCCACTATGTCTCTGCTTCAGAGTATGCATTTTGGGGGATTACTaaacaaaaagaaaatgagatTCTTCTGGATAGTCTTCACAGCCATTTTCTTCTGGGAAATCATCCCATCCTGGATGTTTCCACTGCTCACCGCAGTCTCCATTGTTTGCCTCATTGATAACGGCAAGCATGCCTTTGTCCGAAATCTATTCGGAGCGGGTTCTTCAAACGAAGGCTTAGGGTTTTTCTCGTTCGGTTTCGACTGGATCCTTATCACACAAGCCTTCCCTTTGTATTGGCCTCTACAGACTCAAGTTTCAGCTTGGATAGGAATGTTGCTCT GCTATATCATTGCAACCGGTGCGTACTATAGTGATGTCGGTCAAGGGAAATCCAACGGTCTTCCGTTCATGTCTACCTCGTTGTTCACCGCGAATGGTA CGAAATATGATCAGACGAAGATCCTGGATTCAAACTATGGTCTGAATTACACCGCATATCAAGAGTATGGTAGACCCTATTATACTTCGACATACCAAATGTCCCTCACTACTCATAATCTGTCATGTG GTGCTGCTGTCACGCACGTTATACTTTGGCATTACAAGGACATTATTGCAGGATGGGCAGGCATCCGACGGGGCAACAAGGACCTTGACATTGACGACGTACAttaccagaagatgaaggctTACAAAGTTGTGCCACAATGGGTCTACGGATGTCTATTCcttg TCACAGCGAGTATGGCGGTTGCCATGGGCACGGCCTATTATGGTGGGCGTAACACAATTCCTGCTTGGTCTATTCTTTTGTTCAGTTTCATCGGGTACTTCTTCGCTATCATTTTGGGATTCCTCAAGGCTGTGACTGGGTTCGATACTTCGATCAACGGAATCATTCAGATCATAGCGGCTTTTATCCATCCGGGAAA ACCTCTGGCCAATCTGTACGCGTCGCTTTATGGTTATTACGCGCCACTTCAGACTTTGTATATGCTCAGTGACCAAAAG CTCGGTCAGTATGCCAAAGTGCCCCCACAAATTACCTTTGTGGCTCAATTAGCAGGGACTTTTGTCGGAGCGACACTCAACTATGTGTTGTATAAATCGATTGTGACACAGAATCGAGAAGCTCTTTTGGATCCTCTTGGTACCAGGGAATGGTCAGGATGGCAGGTCCAAGG AACAAACTCCAAGGCGGTAACTTTCGGTGCTCTAGGAAAAGAGATGTACCTCTCCGGGAAACCATATTGGTTCATCCCAGCGGCGTTGGGGATAGGTCTTGTACTTCCTATCCCCTTCTGGCTGATGCACAGAAGGTTTCCTAACCAGAGGGTATGGAGTTATCTCAACATCCCAATTATCACTAATTACATGGGCTGGTTGGCGTATTCAGTGAATG GTATGTGGTGGCCGGGTGCAATCATCGGATTTGCCTCGCAGTATTGGGCAAGGAAGTACAG ACCTCGATGGTTCATCAAGTACAACTATCTCCTAAG TGCCGCTCTTGACGGAGGAACCCAGgtcatctacttcatcttgaatttTGCTATATTTGGTGCAGCATCGTCTTCCGTTGCATTCCCATACTGGTGGGGCAATCCGGATCCCGATCTCTTAGGAGCCGATAGGTGTATGGCACCTGGATAA
- a CDS encoding agmatinase — protein sequence MLFYTALIGLLPLLVAATPAQQPLKHTYLEYLSGSDQPRHPAPGYKQSSRPAAYGYEDPANAEFYSNAQVGKTPSWPPYNVEEAYYGLKTFGHTKPVRCMTVDNSTLYDIAILGAPFDTATSWRPGARFGPGGIRNGAQRLGGANRLLGNNAFLDYEIVDCGDSKMTYYSNDLALATLETDYRSLINRPIATAFEADKSSLALDGKHHPRVVMLGGDHTIVLPALRALNEVYGPVSVIHFDSHCDSRHPDKGTLTHGDYFYFAWKEGLMSETNIHAGIRSNCDMPSDIETNFSTVLADEIEDIGWQGVVSRIKARVGDSPVYLTIDIDTLDPAFAPATGTPEIGGWTTREMIKILHGLKDLKIVGADVVEVAPAYDDQAETTQIAAAGMVFELISMMTLTPVVKG from the exons ATGCTCTTTTATACAGCACTCATCGGTCTACTACCTCTACTGGTGGCCGCGACTCCTGCTCAGCAGCCTCTGAAACATACTTACCTGGAATATCTGTCAGGCAGTGATCAGCCTCGACACCCTGCTCCGGGATACAAGCAGTCTTCTCGGCCTGCTGCTTATGGGTACGAAGATCCAGCCAACGCAGAATTCTATTCCAACGCACAAGTCGGTAAAACACCCTCAT GGCCACCTTATAACGTTGAAGAAGCGTACTATGGATTGAAAACGTTCGGTCACACCAAG CCTGTCAGGTGTATGACAGTGGATAACAGTACCTTATATGACATCGCCATTCTCGGCGCACCTTTCGACACCGCGACTTCTTGGCGGCCTGGAGCTCGTTTCGGCCCTGGAGGTATCAGAAATGGAGCACAAAGGTTAGGAGGAGCGAACCGGCTATTAGGAAACAATGCTTTCTTGGACTATGAGATTG TTGATTGTGGTGATTCCAAGATGACATACTATTCCAATGATTTAGCCCTGGCAACCCTTGAAACCGATTATCGATCTCTCATCAACAGGCCTATCGCTACAGCCTTTGAAGCAGACAAAAGTAGTCTCGCTTTGGATGGTAAACATCATCCAAGGGTGGTGATGCTCGGTGGAGATCACAC GATCGTGCTTCCTGCTCTTAGAGCTTTGAACGAAGTATATGGTCCAGTCTCGGTTATCCACTTTGACAGCCATTGTGACTCGAGGCATCCAGACAAAGGTACTTTGACCCACGGC GACTACTTTTATTTCGCTTGGAAAGAGGGACTTATGAGCGAGACCAATATTCATGCAGG GATTCGATCCAATTGTGACATGCCTTCCGATATCGAAACCAACTTCTCCACTGTGCTCGCCGACGAGATTGAGGATATCGGTTGGCAAGGTGTTGTTAGTAGAATCAAGGCTCGCGTTGGTGATAGTCCTGTTTATCTCACTATCGACATTGACACTCTTGATCCAGCATTTGCT CCCGCCACCGGTACTCCAGAGATTGGCGGTTGGACGACTCgggagatgatcaagatcctTCACGGTTTGAAAGACTTGAAGATCGTCGGTGCTGACGTTGTTGAGGTTGCACCTGCGTACGATGATCA AGCCGAAACAACACAAATCGCAGCCGCTGGAATGGTGTTCGAACTTATCAGCATGATGACTCTCACACCAGTCGTCAAGGGATAA